One window of the Methanotorris formicicus Mc-S-70 genome contains the following:
- a CDS encoding 30S ribosomal protein S19e, whose protein sequence is MVTVYDVPPALLIEKTAKKLKEMGLKEPSWTPFVKTGAHKERRPENADWWYIRCASILRKIYVNGPVGVERLRTAYGGRKNRGHSPEHFVKGSGNIIRTALQELERLGLVERTKEGRVVTPKGQSLLDNTAKDVRDEIVNEIPELAKY, encoded by the coding sequence ATGGTAACAGTATATGACGTCCCACCGGCATTGTTGATAGAGAAAACAGCAAAGAAATTAAAAGAAATGGGCTTAAAAGAACCTTCCTGGACTCCATTTGTTAAGACAGGTGCTCACAAAGAGAGAAGACCTGAAAATGCAGATTGGTGGTATATAAGATGTGCATCAATTTTAAGAAAGATTTATGTTAATGGTCCTGTTGGTGTTGAGAGGTTGAGAACTGCCTATGGTGGAAGAAAGAACAGGGGCCATTCTCCAGAACACTTTGTAAAAGGTAGTGGAAACATCATAAGAACTGCACTCCAAGAATTGGAGAGATTGGGGTTAGTTGAAAGAACAAAAGAGGGAAGGGTTGTAACACCAAAAGGACAATCATTATTAGATAATACTGCAAAAGATGTTAGAGATGAAATTGTCAACGAAATCCCAGAGTTGGCTAAATACTAA
- the albA gene encoding DNA-binding protein Alba, with translation MSDNNAVYIGNKSIMNYVLAVITQFNTQGVKEVKIKARGKAISRAVDVTEMVRNRFLPDVKVKEINIGTDKIKNEDGKVVNVSTIEIVLAK, from the coding sequence ATGAGTGACAACAACGCAGTATACATAGGAAACAAGAGTATAATGAACTACGTCCTTGCAGTAATCACACAGTTTAATACACAAGGAGTTAAAGAAGTCAAAATAAAAGCGAGAGGGAAGGCAATTAGCAGGGCAGTTGATGTTACAGAGATGGTTAGGAATAGGTTTTTACCAGATGTTAAAGTTAAGGAAATCAACATTGGAACAGACAAGATTAAAAATGAAGATGGTAAAGTTGTCAACGTCTCAACAATAGAAATCGTCTTAGCAAAATAA
- a CDS encoding RNA-binding domain-containing protein, with the protein MVNHIIITATAHATEDEEKVLDAITYFLPDVVGEDDVELEVIETDGYFGNPINVYKMTINKKTNRVFKHIIDLLKGDERNINKLKKDVDLRIEKNKLYLRFDKQKAYLGECKLMDGDDVVRIVINFKIYASKNKEEKVKERVLKELGIE; encoded by the coding sequence ATGGTAAACCATATCATAATAACAGCAACTGCACATGCAACAGAGGATGAGGAGAAGGTTTTAGATGCAATAACTTATTTTTTACCAGATGTTGTTGGAGAGGATGATGTGGAGTTGGAAGTTATAGAGACAGATGGTTATTTTGGTAATCCAATAAATGTCTACAAAATGACTATAAACAAAAAAACAAATAGGGTTTTTAAGCATATTATAGATTTGCTAAAGGGTGACGAGAGAAATATAAACAAATTAAAAAAAGATGTTGATTTAAGGATAGAAAAGAACAAGTTGTATTTGAGGTTTGATAAGCAGAAGGCATATTTAGGGGAATGTAAGTTGATGGATGGGGATGATGTTGTAAGAATAGTTATAAACTTTAAAATCTACGCCTCAAAAAATAAGGAAGAAAAAGTTAAAGAAAGAGTACTTAAGGAATTAGGGATTGAATAA
- a CDS encoding dihydromethanopterin reductase (acceptor) — protein MKVVWCITGAGHLLRESFDVMKKLKEHGVKITTLVSRAGEEVVKMYGLMEELYSISNNTYYEELIFEREHPYSAPITGRLSLGKYDYLISTPTTGNTVAKVVNGIADTLVTNAIAQAGKGFVKCIIVPVDYVEGVVTTRLPFSINREKCTLCKACMEVCENDAIVENFDETFSKSFMEIILSKCIGCGKCKEICQYDAIIEGKEIKMRVRKVDAKNTKKLNDLEDTVVLKNPYEIMDILLKRQKNYKLTNFKRH, from the coding sequence ATGAAGGTGGTTTGGTGTATAACAGGAGCAGGGCATTTATTGAGGGAGAGTTTTGATGTTATGAAGAAATTAAAGGAACATGGTGTAAAAATAACAACATTAGTTTCAAGGGCTGGAGAAGAAGTTGTTAAGATGTATGGGTTGATGGAGGAGTTGTATAGCATATCAAACAACACCTACTATGAGGAGTTGATTTTTGAGAGAGAGCATCCATACTCAGCACCGATTACTGGGAGGTTGTCACTTGGAAAATACGACTACCTAATATCAACACCAACAACTGGAAACACTGTGGCAAAGGTTGTGAATGGAATAGCAGATACTTTAGTAACAAATGCCATTGCTCAGGCAGGAAAGGGGTTTGTTAAATGTATAATAGTCCCAGTAGATTATGTGGAGGGTGTTGTAACAACAAGGTTGCCATTTTCAATAAATAGGGAAAAATGCACACTTTGCAAGGCATGCATGGAAGTTTGTGAGAATGATGCGATAGTTGAGAATTTTGATGAAACTTTTTCTAAAAGTTTCATGGAGATAATCTTATCCAAATGTATTGGATGTGGGAAATGTAAGGAGATTTGCCAATACGATGCAATAATAGAGGGGAAGGAAATAAAAATGAGGGTTAGAAAGGTTGATGCTAAAAACACAAAAAAATTAAATGACCTTGAAGATACCGTAGTGTTGAAAAATCCATACGAAATTATGGATATTTTACTAAAAAGACAAAAGAATTATAAATTAACAAATTTCAAACGACATTAA
- a CDS encoding methyl-coenzyme M reductase glutamine C-methyltransferase, translating to MKITIYSPNVYTYGAMVVGGILNEKHNVHLIRKPNNALFLKSDVVILSLYSTLQIIDENIKNIVNFIKNRKKKTKVYVAGCVSTYPEIILNELNVDGVIVGEGELTTPNIIEGDKGGLAYKDGDEIIINYPKERPDLNHPMPLIPKDIANQNIRGANVYIETHRGCLGNCTFCQVPKFFGKEIRSRDVDLVVEEVKKFKKRGVKRIAISGGTGSLYNFKKSINRDKFYELLEKISSVIGKDNLSVPDMRVDYVDEDILEAIKNYTIGWVFYGIESGSDDILRDMKKGVNTKKIMDAIKLAKDCDIKVGGSFIVGYPTETEMDYLLTKDFIVDAELDDIFVSIAEPIPTTELCSLVLKTPKEKNPTFMKHNGEYRHLNLTESEARCFDLLIHAEMWKSNPKLMTKQLYAIYLNEAKTQGKDIRKITELIFKYKDYYII from the coding sequence ATGAAAATAACGATATATTCTCCAAATGTTTATACCTATGGCGCAATGGTTGTTGGCGGGATTTTAAATGAAAAGCATAATGTCCATTTAATAAGAAAACCAAACAATGCATTATTCTTAAAATCAGATGTTGTTATTTTAAGTTTATATTCAACTCTACAGATAATTGATGAAAATATAAAGAATATTGTTAACTTCATAAAGAATCGCAAGAAAAAAACAAAAGTTTATGTTGCTGGATGTGTTTCCACTTATCCAGAGATAATTTTAAATGAACTCAATGTTGATGGCGTTATTGTTGGGGAGGGGGAATTAACTACTCCAAACATTATTGAGGGGGACAAAGGGGGATTAGCATACAAAGATGGTGATGAAATAATAATAAATTATCCAAAAGAAAGGCCAGATTTGAATCATCCAATGCCCCTAATTCCAAAGGATATCGCAAACCAGAATATTAGGGGAGCGAACGTTTATATTGAAACACATAGGGGATGCTTGGGAAATTGCACATTTTGCCAAGTTCCTAAGTTTTTTGGGAAAGAGATTAGAAGTAGAGATGTTGATTTGGTTGTTGAGGAAGTTAAGAAGTTTAAAAAAAGAGGGGTTAAGAGGATTGCAATTAGTGGAGGAACGGGAAGTTTATACAATTTCAAAAAATCAATAAATAGGGATAAGTTTTATGAGTTATTGGAAAAAATTTCCTCAGTTATTGGGAAAGATAACCTCTCAGTCCCAGATATGAGGGTAGATTATGTTGATGAGGATATTTTAGAGGCAATAAAAAACTACACCATTGGATGGGTGTTTTATGGGATTGAGAGCGGGAGTGATGATATATTAAGGGATATGAAAAAAGGAGTAAACACAAAAAAGATTATGGATGCGATAAAATTGGCAAAGGATTGTGATATTAAAGTTGGTGGAAGTTTTATTGTTGGTTATCCAACAGAGACAGAGATGGATTATTTATTAACAAAGGACTTTATTGTCGATGCTGAATTGGATGATATCTTTGTCTCCATTGCAGAGCCAATACCAACAACTGAACTTTGCAGTTTGGTTTTAAAAACCCCAAAAGAAAAAAATCCAACATTTATGAAGCATAATGGGGAATATAGGCATTTAAATTTAACAGAAAGTGAGGCAAGGTGTTTTGATCTACTTATTCATGCCGAGATGTGGAAAAGTAATCCAAAATTAATGACAAAACAACTTTATGCAATTTATTTGAATGAGGCAAAAACGCAAGGAAAAGATATAAGGAAGATAACTGAACTAATATTTAAGTATAAGGATTATTATATTATATAA
- a CDS encoding RlmE family RNA methyltransferase → MGRKDKRWVLQRKKDFYYNLAKKQKYRSRATFKLFQLNEKFRFMKEGDIVVDLGCAPGGWLQAAREIVGEKGFVVGVDLQSVKPLPYDNVKTIKGDMTKEETIQKIREILYPAKPTVVISDASPNISGVWDVDHARSIELTTIALKIATKLLKEGGNFAVKVFQGDMFMDYVSLVEKYFEKVYPTKPRASRKESAEVYVVGKGYTGKPWEEEEPVKEEKVEEKIETEELLAKKIKEMRKLKTNKN, encoded by the coding sequence ATGGGAAGAAAAGACAAAAGATGGGTTTTACAAAGAAAAAAGGACTTTTATTACAATTTAGCAAAAAAGCAAAAATATCGTTCAAGAGCAACATTTAAGTTGTTCCAATTAAATGAGAAATTTAGATTTATGAAAGAAGGGGATATTGTTGTAGATTTGGGATGTGCTCCTGGAGGTTGGCTACAGGCTGCGAGGGAGATTGTTGGAGAAAAGGGTTTTGTAGTGGGTGTTGATTTGCAGAGCGTTAAACCACTCCCATACGATAACGTAAAAACGATAAAAGGGGATATGACAAAGGAAGAAACAATACAAAAAATAAGAGAAATTCTCTATCCTGCAAAACCAACTGTTGTTATAAGTGATGCCTCTCCAAACATAAGTGGGGTTTGGGACGTTGATCATGCAAGATCTATTGAGTTAACAACAATTGCCCTAAAAATAGCAACCAAACTGCTAAAAGAAGGAGGTAATTTTGCTGTTAAAGTATTCCAAGGAGATATGTTTATGGATTATGTATCTCTTGTGGAGAAGTATTTTGAAAAGGTATATCCAACCAAACCAAGGGCATCAAGAAAAGAAAGTGCTGAAGTTTATGTTGTAGGAAAGGGATACACTGGAAAACCTTGGGAAGAGGAAGAACCAGTTAAAGAAGAAAAAGTTGAGGAAAAGATAGAAACAGAAGAACTATTAGCAAAAAAAATAAAAGAAATGAGAAAATTAAAGACAAATAAAAATTAA
- the yhbY gene encoding ribosome assembly RNA-binding protein YhbY, with product MENNENQLSKRLTSKAKKMLRAKSHEIKPVVWIGKEGVDKVIEEVKRQLKDRGLIKVKIRKTVLIHVDKKEIAEKLAKETDSEIVSIVGHVITLFRPREGWKSYSSKKVKKEKEKEEKYITEFERLRKGKS from the coding sequence ATGGAGAATAATGAGAATCAATTATCAAAGAGATTAACATCAAAGGCAAAAAAAATGCTAAGGGCTAAATCTCATGAAATAAAGCCCGTGGTTTGGATTGGAAAGGAGGGTGTAGATAAAGTTATTGAGGAAGTTAAGAGACAGTTAAAGGATAGGGGGCTTATAAAGGTTAAAATAAGAAAAACAGTACTGATTCATGTAGATAAAAAAGAGATTGCTGAAAAATTGGCAAAAGAGACAGATTCAGAGATAGTAAGTATAGTTGGACATGTAATAACACTGTTCAGACCAAGGGAAGGTTGGAAGAGTTATTCTTCAAAAAAGGTGAAAAAGGAGAAAGAAAAAGAAGAAAAATATATTACAGAATTTGAAAGACTCAGGAAAGGAAAATCATAA
- the hypA gene encoding hydrogenase maturation nickel metallochaperone HypA codes for MHELSYATSILDTILNTVKEQEKDGKKVKKVSEINLEVGKLTFINIEQLKFAFEVIAEGTICENAKINVKFIKPLAVCRDCGYVGDIKAEDEFEIYCPKCNSMNLKFKGGKEFNIKNIVVEFED; via the coding sequence ATGCATGAACTCTCTTATGCAACATCTATACTCGATACCATATTAAATACTGTAAAAGAGCAAGAAAAAGATGGAAAAAAGGTAAAAAAGGTTTCTGAAATAAATTTAGAGGTTGGGAAATTAACATTCATAAACATTGAGCAGTTAAAATTTGCATTTGAAGTTATTGCAGAGGGAACTATCTGCGAAAATGCAAAGATAAACGTCAAGTTTATAAAACCTTTAGCAGTTTGTAGGGATTGTGGGTATGTGGGGGATATTAAGGCAGAGGATGAATTTGAAATTTATTGCCCAAAGTGTAATAGTATGAATTTGAAGTTTAAAGGAGGTAAGGAATTCAACATAAAAAATATTGTTGTGGAGTTTGAGGATTAA